The Colias croceus chromosome 21, ilColCroc2.1 genome window below encodes:
- the LOC123701216 gene encoding LARGE xylosyl- and glucuronyltransferase 2-like → MNFSSKNVFSCLFLRPWLGVPLGLWIAVSVIYYWWLISRINILETQNIVFKKQLQISQNVMRQISVDTEITYTVPEIPDVAGTICETVHVALVCMGKCTRNITPMLKSLLHHRQNPIHFHIIVDSMSEHTIGTLFDTWDIPDVKYTQYNAQKRLVEVRWIPNSHYSGIYALVKLLFPSILPDSLRQVIVLDSDLTFLCDVAELWSMFRNMTDDQFIGLVENESNWYYDKTKRWPALGRGYNTGVMLLDLHKLRTVTDWTLVWHETVNENLEQLKQTTLADQDVINAIIKKNPGFVFNISCQYNVQMSMKTLAKNCYGEDVNNVKIIHWNSPSKYSVRIRDAEYFKNIHLSYVNFDGNLLREKLHRCSQNEVVTYKMNHSDLCLSFRAAQRVKLRTHLYYMDYSYSSIDGFDVTLVLQLSMDRLQFLERLVKYWDGPLSAAIYLSDCEVTKFESFIRDWSDTLSFRRNIGYHLVFKHDSVHYPVNYLRNVALENVNTPYVFLMDADFVPMAGLYGHLRAAIKLINPYPQKKCLVVPAFETQRYRASVPRYKAALLQRLARHGAPGGDVGPFRAREWPRGHRATNYTRWANATAPYEVEWQSDYEPYLVVHRSVPKYDTRFSGFGWNKVSHSVELKAQGYKLAVLPDAFVVHTPHAPSPDITAFRADPHYRICLALLKQEFMEDLKKKYNVSLETPKDSPYMAEAKSLLLHQKND, encoded by the exons ATGAATTTTTCGTCCAAAAATGTTTTCTCCTGTTTATTTCTTCGACCCTGGCTAGGAGTGCCTCTTGGTTTATGGATCGCTGTTTCTGTTATATATTACTGGTGGTTGATATCAAGGATAAATATATTGGAAACACAAAATATCGTGTTTAAAAAGCAGCTTCAGATCTCTCAAAATGTTATGCGACAAATATCTGTGGACACCGAGATAACATACACAGTACCTGag ATTCCAGACGTAGCTGGAACAATTTGTGAAACAGTGCATGTAGCACTCGTTTGCATGGGCAAGTGTACAAGAAATATCACTCCCATGTTGAAGTCATTGCTGCATCATCGGCAGAACCCGATACACTTTCATATTATAGTGGATAGCATGTCCGAACACACTATTGGTACGCTGTTTGATACATGGGATATACCTGATG TAAAATACACCCAGTACAATGCCCAAAAACGTCTAGTGGAAGTTCGTTGGATACCCAACAGCCACTATTCAGGGATTTATGCGCTAGTCAAACTCCTGTTTCCCAGCATACTACCAGATAGTTTAAGACAAGTTATAGTACTGGATTCGGACCTAACATTCCTGTGTGATGTGGCTGAACTGTGGAGCATGTTTAGGAATATGACTGATGATCAG TTCATAGGTCTAGTGGAAAACGAAAGCAACTGGTATTACGATAAAACGAAACGCTGGCCGGCGTTAGGCCGCGGCTACAACACTGGCGTAATGCTATTAGACTTGCACAAGCTAAGGACGGTAACAGACTGGACGCTAGTGTGGCACGAAACAGTTAATGAGAACCTGGAACAGTTGAAACAAACAACGCTAGCCGATCAGGATGTGATTAACGCGATTATAAAGAAGAATCCGGGTTTTGTGTTCAATATCAGCTGTCAATACAATGTGCAAATGTCTATGAAGACGCTGGCTAAGAATTGTTACGGTGAAGATGTCAATAATGTGAAG ATAATTCATTGGAACTCACCCAGCAAGTATAGTGTGAGGATCAGAGATGccgaatattttaaaaacatccaTCTATCCTATGTTAATTTTGATGGGAATCTTTTACGGGAAAAGCTACATAGATGTTCTCAAAATGAAGTTGTTACTTATAag atgaaCCACTCCGACCTCTGCCTAAGTTTCCGCGCAGCACAACGCGTAAAGCTACGTACACACTTATACTACATGGACTATAGCTACTCTAGTATCGATGGTTTTGACGTCACTCTAGTGTTGCAGTTGTCTATGGATAGACTGCAGTTTTTGGAGCGGCTTGTGAAGTATTGGGATg GTCCCCTAAGTGCTGCGATATATCTATCGGACTGCGAAGTGACAAAATTTGAGAGCTTCATACGAGACTGGTCCGACACGCTCAGCTTTCGACGGAATATCGGATACCATCTTGTTTTTAAACACGATTCG GTACATTACCCAGTGAACTATCTCCGTAACGTGGCTTTAGAGAATGTGAATACGCCCTATGTGTTCCTAATGGACGCAGATTTTGTGCCCATGGCAGGTTTATATGGGCACTTGAGAGCAGCTATTAAATTGATCAACCCGTATCCGCAGAAAAAG TGTCTAGTAGTACCGGCGTTTGAAACGCAGCGGTACCGTGCTTCCGTGCCCCGGTATAAAGCGGCACTACTACAACGGTTAGCACGTCACGGGGCCCCGGGGGGTGATGTGGGGCCCTTTAGAGCACGCGAGTGGCCCCGGGGGCATAGGGCCACTAATTATACGAGGTGGGCTAATGCTACTGCGCCTTATgag GTAGAATGGCAATCAGATTACGAACCATATTTAGTAGTACATCGCTCTGTGCCCAAATACGACACACGGTTTTCTGGATTCGGTTGGAATAAG GTATCCCACAGCGTGGAACTAAAAGCGCAAGGCTACAAATTGGCAGTTTTACCAGATGCATTTGTTGTTCACACTCCACACGCACCGTCGCCGGATATAACTGCGTTTAGAGCTGACCCGCATTATCGCAT ATGCTTAGCGCTCCTAAAGCAAGAATTCATGGAAGATCTAAAGAAAAAGTACAACGTGTCATTGGAAACTCCGAAAGACTCGCCCTACATGGCTGAAGCTAAGAGTCTATTATTGCATCAGAAGAATgattaa